The Actinomadura graeca nucleotide sequence GTGACGCCAGGCCACGCGAGAAGTCCGCGACGCCCCGCCCTGAGCACAGGGCCACGCCCCGTCGCCGGGGTGGGCTCGTCCTTGATCGTTGGTATTAATGGGGATTTGTGGACACCATGGCGGTGAGGTTCTGAGAGGTCGACGATGCCGTCTGCTGCGAACACGCTGCTCCGACTGGGCGCCCGCCTGGGCTCCACGGCCCAGAACGCCCTTGAGGTCGCCCGGTTCGGGGGCTTCGACACCGATGAGGACGCGTCGCCGTACGAGGTCGTGAGCGAGCGGCGGGTGCACCGGCTGCGGCACTACTTCCCCGGCGAGGGCGGCGGGCCCGTGATGCTGCTCGTCCCGCCGCTGATGATGACCGCGGAGGTGTACGACATCTCGTCGCGGGTCAGCGCGGTGGCGACGCTGCGGCGGCTCGGGATCGACCCGTGGGTGGTGGACTTCGGCGCGCCGGAGCGCGAGCCCGGCGGGCTGGAACGGACGATCACCGACCACGTGCTGGCGGTGGACGACGCGGTCGACCGGATCCGGGACATCACCGGACGGGACGTCCACCTCGCCGGATACTCGCAGGGCGGGATGTTCGTCTACCAGGCGGCCGCGTACCGGCGGGCCGAGGGCATAGCGTCGGTGGTGACGTTCGGCAGCCCGTCAGACACGAGCGTGGGCCTGCCGTTCGGGTTGCCGGGCCGGCTCGCGGCCGAGGGCGCCGAGCGGATCCCCGACTGGCTCCTCGGGGCCTTCGCGGTGCCCGGATGGGTCACGCGGACGGGGTTCCAGCTGCTCAGCCCGGTGAAGTCGGTGCGCTCGCGGGTCGATTTCATTCTCCAGCTGCACGACCGGGAGCGGCTCGCGTCGCGTGAGCGGCAGCGGCGCTTCCTGGAGCGGGAGGGCTGGGTGTCGTGGCCGGGCCCGGCGCTGGCCGAGTTCGTCCGCCAGTTCGTCCAGCACAACCGGATGCTCACGGGCGGGTTCGTCATCGGCGACCGGCTGGTGACACTGGCCGACATCACCTGCCCCGTGCTTACGTTCGTCGGGGAGGTGGACGAGATCGCGCCGCCGCCGATGGTCCGCGGCATCCGCCGCGCCGCGCCGCGCGCGCCGGTGTACGAGGCGTCGCTGCGCGCCGGGCACTTCGGGCTGGTGGTCGGCGGTCTCGCGATCGGGCGGACGTGGCCGGCGGTGGCCGGGTGGGCGCGCTGGCGGGAGGACGGGGGCGCGCTGCCGGAGATCGTCACGCCCGTCAGCGGCGACGAGGAGGCCACGCCCGCCGGGCTGCCCGGCGGGCCGGCGGGATACGGGCTGCGGCTCGCGGCGGGCGCGGGCGCCGACGCGGCCCGTCAGGCGTTCACGGCGGCGGCGCGGACGGTGCGCGGGACGCGGCGGCTCGCCGGGGAGGCCGCCCAGAACCTGCCGCGGCTCACCCGGCTGGAGCGGATCGGGCCCGACACGCGCATGTCGCTGGGCCTGCTGCTCGACGAGCAGGCCGCGCGCAGGCCGGATGAGGTGTTCTTCCTCTACCAGGGCCGGGCGCACCGGCACGAGGCCGCCAAGACCCGCGTCGACGCGATCGTCCGCGGGCTGATCGACATCGGCGTCCGGCAGGGCGAGCCGGTGGGCGTGCTGATGGACACCCGCCCGACGGCGCTCGCCCTGGTCGCGGCGCTGAGCCGGCTCGGCGCCGTCGCGGTGCTGCTGCGGCCGGACGGCGACACGGCCGCGGAGGCGCGGCTGGGGCAGGTCACGCGCGTGATCGCCGACCCCGGGCACGCCGGGCGCGCCGCCGGGCTGGACGGCGTCCGGGCGTACCTGCTGGGCGGGCGCGGCACGGGCGACCGGGGCGCGCTGCCGGACATGGAGCTGATCGATCCCGCGCGGGTGACGCTCCCCGGCTGGTACCGGCCCAATCCGGGAAGGGCCGACGACCTGGCCTTCGTGGTGTTCACCGGGGACGGCGAGCACCTGCGCGCCGGGCGCGTCACCAACCGCCGGTGGGCGCTGTCGGCGTTCGGCACCGCCTCGTCGGCGGCGCTGTCCCCGGCGGACACGGTGTTCAGCCTCACCCCGATCCAGCATCCCTCCGCGCTGCTGATGAGCCTCGGCGGCGCCGTCGCGGGCGGCGCGCGGCTGGCCCTGGCCAGCGCCTACGACCCGGAGACGTTCTGGGACGAGGCGCGCCGCTACGGGGTGACCGTCGCGTCCTACACCTGGACGCTGCTCCGCGATCTCGTCAACGCGCCGCCGCACCCGGGGGAGCGGCACCATCCCGTCCGGCTGTTCATCGGCTCGGGCATGCCGCGCGGGCTCTGGCGGCGGGTCGAGGAGCGGTTCGCGCCCGCGCGGGTGCTGGAGTTCTACGCCTCCACCGAGGGCGGGACGATCCTGGTGAACCTGAGCGGGAAGAAGCCCGGATCGCTCGGCCGCCCGATGCCGGGCGGCGCGCCCGTCAGGCTCGCCCGCTACGACCTGGAGGGCGGCCGCCTCGCCGAGGGGGCGGACGGCTTCGCGGTCGAGTGCGCGCCCGGCGAGATCGGGATGCTGCTGGCACGCGTCCGGCCTTCGGCCCCGGGCGCGGCGCCGTCCGGGTCGCGTCCGATGCGGGGCGTGTTCGCGCCCGGGGACGCCTGGACGGCCACCGGGGACCTGTTCCGCCGCGACGCCGACGGCGACTTCTGGCTGGTCGGACGGGACGCCGAGCTGATCCGGACGGCGGAGGGCATCGTCCCGCCCGGCCCGATCAGGGACGCGCTGGGCGACCTGCCCTGCGTCGACTCCGTCGCCGTGTACGGCATCCCGGACGGCGACACCGAGCTGGCGGCGGCCGCGGTCACCCTGCGCGCCCCCCTGGCCGGGCAGGTGGCCGCGGCCGAGCGGGAGGCGCTCAAGCCGGTCGACCTGTCCGAGGCGCTGCTGCGGGTGGAGCCCGCGCTGCGTCCCGCGATCGTCCGGGTCGTGGACGAGATCCCCGTCACGGCCGGGTGGCGGCCGCAGACGGCGCGGCTGCGCGAGGAGGGCGTCCCCGCAGGCGGGGACGGGCGCACCTACGTCCGGGACGGGACGGGCGCCTACCGCCCGGCGCCCCCGGCCGGGGGGACGCGCGGATAGCCCTGGACTCCCGGTCATCCGCTGCGTTACAAGAAAGCGACAGAAATCGCTCATTTGTTGCACGGCCGGAGGGTCCATGACGAGCGTCCTCGCGCCACCGCCGGAGGGCAGCGGGCTGAAAGCCGTCCCCGGCGTGCCCGGCATCCCCTACATCGGCAACACGCTGCAGGTGATGCGGCACCCGTTCGACTACGCCCGCAAGCGCTACGACGAGTACGGCGCGGTCGCCTGGGGATGGCTGCTCGGCCAGCGGACGGTCACGGTGCAGGGCCCGGAGGCCGCCGAGGTCGTGCTGGTCAACCGGGACAAGGCGTTCGCCAACGGCCCGGCCTGGAGCTACTTCATCGGCCCGTTCTTCTACCGCGGCATCATGCTGCTGGACTTCGACGAGCACCTGCACCACCGCCGCATCATGCAGCAGGCGTTCACCAGGGCGCGGCTCCGCTCCTACCTGGACGCGATGGCGCCCGGCATCGTCACGGGCCTGGACGCGTGGCGGCCCGGAGCCGGCTTCAAGGTCTACGACCACGTCAAGCAGCTCACCCTGGACCTCGCCACCGACGTGTTCATGGGCGTCGGGCTGAGCAGGGCCGAGCGCGACCGCGTCAACGGCGCCTTCGTCGACGCCGTCCGGGCGGGCACCGCGTACGTGCGCTTCCCGGTCCCGGGGCTGCGCTGGCACCGCGGGCTGCGGGCACGCAAAGTGCTGGAGGGGTTCTTCCGCGACCAGGTGCCCGCCAAGCGCCGCGACGGCGGCGACGACCTGTTCGCCGCGCTCTGCGAGGCCGAGACCGACGACGGCCACCGCTTCACCGACGAGGACGTCGTCAACCACATGATCTTCGCGCTGATGGCGGCGCACGACACCACGACGATCACGCTGACGACGATGGCGTACCACCTGGCCAGGCATCCCGAATGGCAGGAGCGGCTGCGCGAGGAGTCCCTGGCGCTCGGGACGGCCTCGCCCACCGACGCCGAGCTGGACTCCCTCACCGGCGCGGACATGGTGATGAAGGAGTCGCTGCGGCTGGTCGCGCCCGTCCCGGCACTGCCCCGCAAGGTCGTCAAGGACACCTCGATCCTCGGCTTCCACATCCCCGAGGGCGCGACCGTGGTCGTCCCGACGCTCACCAACCACCACATGGCCGACTGGTGGCCGGACCCGGAGCGGTTCGACCCCGGCCGGTTCGGGCCCGATCGCCGCGAGGACAGGATCCACAAGTACGCGTGGTCGCCGTTCGGCGGCGGCGCGCACAAGTGCATCGGCCTGTACTTCGCGGGCATGCAGGTGAAGGCGATCTTGCACCAGATGCTGGTGCGCTATCGCTGGAGCGTGCCGGAACGGTACGAATGGCCCCTGGACACCACGTCCCTGCCGTCGCCGAAGGACGGGCTGCCCGTCCGGCTCGACCGCTGCGAGACCGCGTGAGCACGGTCGCCGCCATCGGGGTCAAACCGGCCGGGTCCGGACAATGGTGGTCGTACGGGGGGTGACTGCCCGCATCCGGTCGTGAGCATTGCGGGGAGGTGGGGTGTCTTGTCTTCTTGTCTGCGACCGTCACCCTTCCCCCGCTTCAGGAGTCCGGATGACCAGTGGTCCCGTCAGCCGCCGCACCGCACTGGTGACCGGCGCGGCAGCCGCGCTGTCGCTGCCTCTCGCCCGCCCGGCGGCAGCGGCCGCCCCCACCTGGCGGAACGTTCCGCTGCCCGAGCCCGCGTCGCCGCGGACGCTGGAGGCGCTCGCCGCGACAGGCCCGCGCGACATCTGGCTGCTCGGGGCGGAGGCAGGGCTCGCAGGGGCGCTCCTTCTGCGCTGGCGGGGGCACGGCTGGACGCGGTCCATGCTGCCGGCCCAGTTCGGTGTCGGCGGGAACCTGTTCGCCGCCTCCAGCCCCCGCAACGCCTGGACGTTACGGAACGACTGGGGGCGGGCCTCCCACTGGGACGGGAGGCAGTGGACGGAGGTGGAGCGCCCGGCCCTGCGTGCCGGTGATGCCCTGTCGGCCGCGCCCGGCACGACGGCGTGGGCGGTCATGGAGAACTACAAGGTGCCCGACTACCCCGTCCTGCGCTGGGAGAACGGGGCCTGGGTCCGGCAGACCCTGCCGCTGGACCGTACGGACGAGCCCAGGCGCGTCTACGT carries:
- a CDS encoding cytochrome P450, encoding MTSVLAPPPEGSGLKAVPGVPGIPYIGNTLQVMRHPFDYARKRYDEYGAVAWGWLLGQRTVTVQGPEAAEVVLVNRDKAFANGPAWSYFIGPFFYRGIMLLDFDEHLHHRRIMQQAFTRARLRSYLDAMAPGIVTGLDAWRPGAGFKVYDHVKQLTLDLATDVFMGVGLSRAERDRVNGAFVDAVRAGTAYVRFPVPGLRWHRGLRARKVLEGFFRDQVPAKRRDGGDDLFAALCEAETDDGHRFTDEDVVNHMIFALMAAHDTTTITLTTMAYHLARHPEWQERLREESLALGTASPTDAELDSLTGADMVMKESLRLVAPVPALPRKVVKDTSILGFHIPEGATVVVPTLTNHHMADWWPDPERFDPGRFGPDRREDRIHKYAWSPFGGGAHKCIGLYFAGMQVKAILHQMLVRYRWSVPERYEWPLDTTSLPSPKDGLPVRLDRCETA
- a CDS encoding AMP-binding protein, whose protein sequence is MPSAANTLLRLGARLGSTAQNALEVARFGGFDTDEDASPYEVVSERRVHRLRHYFPGEGGGPVMLLVPPLMMTAEVYDISSRVSAVATLRRLGIDPWVVDFGAPEREPGGLERTITDHVLAVDDAVDRIRDITGRDVHLAGYSQGGMFVYQAAAYRRAEGIASVVTFGSPSDTSVGLPFGLPGRLAAEGAERIPDWLLGAFAVPGWVTRTGFQLLSPVKSVRSRVDFILQLHDRERLASRERQRRFLEREGWVSWPGPALAEFVRQFVQHNRMLTGGFVIGDRLVTLADITCPVLTFVGEVDEIAPPPMVRGIRRAAPRAPVYEASLRAGHFGLVVGGLAIGRTWPAVAGWARWREDGGALPEIVTPVSGDEEATPAGLPGGPAGYGLRLAAGAGADAARQAFTAAARTVRGTRRLAGEAAQNLPRLTRLERIGPDTRMSLGLLLDEQAARRPDEVFFLYQGRAHRHEAAKTRVDAIVRGLIDIGVRQGEPVGVLMDTRPTALALVAALSRLGAVAVLLRPDGDTAAEARLGQVTRVIADPGHAGRAAGLDGVRAYLLGGRGTGDRGALPDMELIDPARVTLPGWYRPNPGRADDLAFVVFTGDGEHLRAGRVTNRRWALSAFGTASSAALSPADTVFSLTPIQHPSALLMSLGGAVAGGARLALASAYDPETFWDEARRYGVTVASYTWTLLRDLVNAPPHPGERHHPVRLFIGSGMPRGLWRRVEERFAPARVLEFYASTEGGTILVNLSGKKPGSLGRPMPGGAPVRLARYDLEGGRLAEGADGFAVECAPGEIGMLLARVRPSAPGAAPSGSRPMRGVFAPGDAWTATGDLFRRDADGDFWLVGRDAELIRTAEGIVPPGPIRDALGDLPCVDSVAVYGIPDGDTELAAAAVTLRAPLAGQVAAAEREALKPVDLSEALLRVEPALRPAIVRVVDEIPVTAGWRPQTARLREEGVPAGGDGRTYVRDGTGAYRPAPPAGGTRG